Proteins encoded together in one Microbacterium sp. ABRD28 window:
- a CDS encoding shikimate dehydrogenase: MLSADATRLAVWGDPIAHSRSPQLHTAAYALLGLPWTYERRRVSETQFGAALADTTETWRGLSLTMPLKHVAAKAATVLDRAAQLSGAVNTLVPGDAGIRGFNTDVAGLVAAIREQGIERAVHGTVLGAGATATSALLALEALGAREVEIRARRPDAAGHLVALGASLDLHVTAVPLDAPRTHPDARTDPALTIATLPGDAELPASVLDAVVVPGGLLVDVVYGSWPTPLAAAWEGAGGQAVSGLPMLLHQAVRQVRIFTTGDVDEPLPSESVIVASMRRALMED, from the coding sequence ATGCTAAGCGCCGACGCCACGCGCCTGGCGGTGTGGGGCGATCCGATCGCACACAGCCGATCCCCGCAGCTGCACACCGCCGCCTATGCTCTGCTCGGCCTGCCGTGGACCTACGAGCGTCGACGGGTCTCGGAGACGCAGTTCGGCGCCGCACTCGCCGATACGACGGAGACGTGGCGCGGTCTGTCGTTGACCATGCCCCTGAAGCACGTCGCCGCGAAGGCCGCGACCGTCCTCGACCGTGCCGCGCAGCTGAGCGGCGCGGTGAACACCCTGGTTCCCGGCGATGCCGGAATCCGCGGATTCAACACCGACGTCGCCGGGCTCGTCGCGGCGATCCGCGAACAGGGGATCGAACGGGCCGTGCACGGGACGGTCCTGGGTGCGGGAGCGACCGCGACCTCGGCACTTCTCGCGCTGGAAGCACTGGGAGCGAGAGAGGTCGAGATCCGTGCGCGCCGCCCCGATGCGGCCGGCCATCTCGTCGCCCTCGGCGCGAGCCTCGACCTGCACGTCACGGCAGTACCCCTCGACGCGCCCCGCACGCATCCGGATGCCCGAACCGACCCCGCGCTGACCATCGCCACCCTTCCCGGAGACGCCGAGCTGCCGGCATCCGTCCTCGACGCGGTGGTCGTACCCGGGGGCCTGCTGGTCGACGTCGTCTACGGCTCGTGGCCGACACCGCTCGCGGCGGCGTGGGAGGGCGCGGGCGGCCAGGCTGTCTCCGGGTTGCCGATGCTCCTGCATCAGGCGGTGCGTCAGGTGCGGATCTTCACCACCGGCGACGTCGACGAGCCGCTTCCGTCAGAGTCCGTCATCGTCGCGTCGATGCGCCGAGCCCTCATGGAAGACTAG
- the alaS gene encoding alanine--tRNA ligase, which produces MRTAEIAQRYLDYFERNGHTIVPSASLVSDDPSLLFTVAGMVPFIPYLTGVVPAPYSRAADVQKCIRTNDIEEVGKTPRHGTFFQMLGNWSFGDYFKEGAIRYAWDLLLSSEADGGLGFDEKDLWVTVYEDDDEAESLWRTVAGISPDRIQRLGRDSNYWSTGQPGPAGPCSEIFFDRGPAYGIDGGPATDDDRYVEIWNLVFMQYAITNVRSKVDFDIIGELPQKNIDTGMGLERVAFLKQGVENMYETDQVRPVLDRAVELSGRRYGAVHDDDVRFRVVADHVRSSLMLLADGVTPSNEGRGYILRRLMRRAVRAMRLLGVDAPTFPELFAASRDAMKAAYPNLEAEYSRLSAYAVAEEETFLRTLASGSTILDLAVTATKDAGGTSIPAADAFLLHDTYGFPIDLTLEIAEEAGLSVDRAAFDTLMQEQRSRAKADAKARKRAIADHSVYREFRARGETAFTGYTDLETESTVLGVLVDGVSVDRARQGEIAEVILAETALYAESGGQVADKGVIVGPGYELDVIDVQRPVPGLISHTVEVRTGEVGVGQPATSVVDAANRRAAMQAHSATHLVHAALRDTLGRSATQAGSLNRAGYLRFDFTWGQALSPETKSEIEEIANNAVRDNLEVTTRVLSLDEAKELGALALFGEKYGDTVRMVDIGGPWSRELCGGTHVDRSAEVGIINLVGESSVGASNRRVEALVGADAFRELAAERAIVSQLTSTLKTPRDQLPARIADLAASLKAAEKKIAQLESRALGERLPNLVAAASRQGAYAVVAENLGTASSADDVRALALQVRERLGADAAVVALSAVVGERPVVIVATNDAARSAGARAGVLAKTAAGVLGGGGGGRDDLAQGGGTDAAALAAAMDAVTRVLAEG; this is translated from the coding sequence ATGAGAACCGCTGAGATCGCCCAGCGCTACCTCGACTACTTCGAGCGCAATGGCCACACCATCGTCCCCTCGGCTTCGCTCGTCAGCGACGACCCGTCACTGCTGTTCACCGTCGCCGGCATGGTGCCCTTCATCCCCTACCTGACCGGAGTGGTGCCTGCGCCCTATTCCCGTGCGGCGGATGTGCAGAAGTGCATCCGAACCAACGACATCGAAGAGGTCGGCAAGACCCCGCGACACGGCACGTTCTTCCAGATGCTCGGCAACTGGTCCTTCGGCGACTACTTCAAAGAGGGCGCGATCCGCTACGCGTGGGATCTGCTGCTCTCCTCCGAGGCCGACGGCGGTCTCGGGTTCGACGAGAAGGACCTGTGGGTCACCGTCTACGAGGACGACGACGAGGCCGAGTCGCTCTGGCGCACCGTGGCCGGCATCTCGCCCGACCGCATCCAGCGCCTCGGTCGCGACTCCAACTACTGGAGCACCGGGCAGCCCGGCCCCGCCGGCCCCTGCTCGGAGATCTTCTTCGACCGTGGTCCGGCATACGGCATCGACGGGGGTCCCGCGACCGACGACGACCGGTACGTGGAGATCTGGAACCTCGTGTTCATGCAGTACGCGATCACGAACGTCCGCTCCAAGGTCGACTTCGACATCATCGGCGAGCTCCCGCAGAAGAACATCGACACCGGCATGGGTCTCGAGCGCGTCGCGTTCCTCAAGCAGGGCGTGGAGAACATGTACGAGACCGACCAGGTGAGGCCGGTGCTCGATCGTGCGGTGGAGCTGTCGGGCCGTCGCTACGGTGCCGTGCATGACGACGACGTGCGGTTCCGCGTCGTGGCCGACCACGTGCGGTCCTCGCTCATGCTCCTCGCCGACGGTGTGACCCCGTCCAATGAGGGCCGTGGATACATCCTCCGGCGACTCATGCGCCGGGCGGTCCGGGCCATGCGCCTGCTCGGAGTGGATGCTCCGACCTTCCCCGAGCTGTTCGCGGCGTCCCGCGACGCGATGAAGGCCGCCTACCCGAACCTCGAGGCCGAGTACTCCCGGCTGTCCGCCTACGCCGTCGCCGAGGAGGAGACGTTCCTTCGCACACTGGCCTCGGGATCGACGATCCTCGACCTCGCGGTCACGGCTACCAAGGACGCCGGAGGAACGAGCATCCCGGCCGCTGACGCCTTCCTGCTCCACGACACCTACGGGTTCCCGATCGACCTCACGCTCGAGATCGCCGAGGAGGCGGGGCTGAGCGTCGACCGCGCGGCTTTCGACACCCTCATGCAGGAGCAGCGCTCTCGGGCGAAGGCCGACGCCAAGGCGCGCAAGCGCGCCATCGCCGACCACAGTGTCTATCGGGAGTTCCGTGCCCGGGGAGAGACCGCGTTCACCGGTTACACCGACCTCGAGACCGAATCCACCGTTCTGGGCGTCCTCGTGGACGGGGTGTCGGTCGACCGTGCACGCCAGGGCGAGATCGCCGAGGTCATCCTCGCCGAGACGGCGCTCTACGCCGAATCGGGCGGTCAGGTCGCAGACAAGGGTGTGATCGTCGGGCCCGGCTACGAACTCGACGTGATCGATGTGCAGCGTCCGGTTCCGGGCCTCATCAGCCACACCGTCGAGGTGCGCACCGGCGAAGTCGGGGTGGGTCAGCCGGCGACCTCGGTCGTCGATGCGGCGAACCGTCGCGCAGCGATGCAAGCGCATTCGGCGACGCACCTCGTCCATGCGGCTCTCCGCGACACCCTGGGACGATCCGCGACGCAGGCCGGGTCGCTGAACCGTGCCGGGTATCTCCGTTTCGACTTCACCTGGGGTCAGGCGCTGTCGCCGGAGACGAAGTCCGAGATCGAGGAGATCGCCAACAACGCGGTGCGTGACAATCTCGAGGTCACCACGCGCGTGCTCTCCCTGGATGAGGCCAAGGAACTCGGCGCGCTGGCGCTGTTCGGCGAGAAGTACGGCGACACCGTACGGATGGTCGACATCGGTGGCCCCTGGTCGCGCGAGCTCTGCGGCGGTACCCACGTCGATCGCAGCGCCGAGGTCGGGATCATCAATCTCGTCGGGGAGTCGTCGGTGGGTGCCTCCAACCGCCGTGTCGAGGCCCTCGTCGGTGCCGACGCGTTCCGCGAGCTGGCGGCGGAACGCGCCATCGTGTCGCAGTTGACCTCCACTTTGAAGACCCCGCGCGACCAGCTGCCCGCTCGCATCGCCGATCTTGCCGCGAGCCTGAAGGCCGCCGAGAAGAAGATCGCTCAGCTGGAATCGAGGGCGCTCGGCGAGCGCCTCCCGAACCTCGTGGCCGCCGCTTCCCGTCAGGGGGCGTATGCGGTCGTCGCTGAGAACCTCGGCACCGCCTCGAGCGCCGACGACGTGCGGGCTCTGGCTCTCCAGGTGCGCGAGCGGCTCGGCGCTGATGCCGCCGTCGTGGCCCTCAGCGCCGTCGTGGGGGAGCGTCCGGTCGTGATCGTGGCGACGAACGACGCCGCGCGCAGCGCGGGAGCCCGTGCGGGCGTCCTCGCCAAGACCGCCGCAGGCGTCCTCGGCGGCGGCGGCGGTGGTCGTGACGACCTCGCCCAGGGCGGGGGGACGGATGCTGCGGCGCTGGCCGCGGCGATGGACGCCGTCACCCGGGTGCTCGCCGAGGGATGA
- the ruvX gene encoding Holliday junction resolvase RuvX yields the protein MTGFRRGARLGIDVGKARVGVARSDPDGLLATPVETVTRDERAIARVRDLADEYSAVELIVGLPLNLRGESTPSTEDARAFAEELAKVSAVPVRLVDERLTTVSAHAVLRDSGRSQRSSRSIVDQAAAVVLLQHALDVEKRQGRPPGTPVPQEPA from the coding sequence ATGACCGGTTTCCGGCGAGGCGCCCGCCTCGGGATCGATGTCGGGAAGGCACGTGTGGGGGTCGCGCGCTCCGATCCGGACGGGCTGCTCGCGACTCCGGTGGAGACCGTCACCCGTGATGAGCGGGCGATCGCCCGCGTGCGGGACCTCGCGGACGAGTACTCCGCAGTGGAGCTCATCGTCGGTCTCCCCCTGAATCTCCGCGGCGAGTCGACGCCCTCGACCGAGGATGCGCGGGCGTTCGCGGAGGAGCTCGCGAAGGTGTCGGCGGTGCCCGTGCGCCTCGTGGACGAGCGTCTGACCACCGTCTCCGCGCATGCGGTTCTGCGAGATTCGGGCAGATCGCAGCGTTCTTCTCGTAGCATTGTGGACCAGGCCGCGGCCGTCGTTCTGCTTCAGCACGCCCTCGATGTGGAGAAGCGGCAGGGACGACCGCCCGGAACCCCCGTCCCCCAGGAGCCCGCCTGA
- a CDS encoding ATPase has protein sequence MRSLLWFLIGIIGGFVAAHVVNKNPRGAELLAEVDARISEFTDRMGDAYRDQQGRFADTLDDLGDAAEDAVEAAADAAGEALAKAKAAAASSD, from the coding sequence ATGAGAAGTCTCCTGTGGTTCTTGATCGGGATCATCGGCGGGTTCGTCGCCGCCCATGTGGTGAACAAGAACCCCCGTGGAGCCGAACTCCTCGCCGAGGTCGACGCCCGCATCTCGGAGTTCACCGACCGCATGGGCGACGCCTACCGCGACCAGCAGGGACGCTTCGCCGATACCCTCGACGACCTCGGTGACGCTGCCGAAGACGCCGTCGAGGCGGCTGCAGACGCAGCCGGTGAGGCACTGGCCAAAGCCAAGGCTGCCGCAGCGTCATCCGACTGA
- the mltG gene encoding endolytic transglycosylase MltG — translation MPDHPSSEDPFADLFGKLPDPRTRDSRRTEGAPETSGAADATAGGHASAPPASEDAPRPADPPPSRRAAREAATRSTDAPSAPVPAPRSDPAPIPAARVAQTPASVGVASTDPSSRERGSTRTATRPAGTATLEDLFTGEATTEALGSPPPKPDRRRRRIGAAIAIGLVLAIIGGIVVGGLYVWSTYESQIREVMGWEEPADFEDGLANGEALVTIVSGDTGQSISQTLFEAGVTKTSDAFYDYLIDNGRSPTFMPGVYRLQLQMTSEAALAAIENPENKLENSALIPEGQTAEATLEVVSESLGMPLEELQAAAADPAAYGVPADSLEGWLFPAMYTFDPGVTATDVIQTMVNRTVQSLDAAGVPVDDRQRILIIASIIQREARYEADMQKVSRVIQNRLDPGNQETFGKLQMDSTAQYGVGESREGVVSSSEEALTDPNPWNTYVQVGLPIGPIANPGDVAINAAMNPADGPWLYFVTVNLNTGETIFTETYNEHLRYVEQWREWCSQNPDAGC, via the coding sequence ATGCCCGATCACCCGTCGTCCGAGGATCCGTTCGCGGATCTTTTCGGGAAGCTGCCCGACCCCCGCACGCGAGACTCCCGCCGGACGGAGGGCGCCCCCGAGACCTCCGGGGCGGCGGATGCGACCGCCGGAGGTCATGCGTCTGCACCGCCGGCGAGCGAGGACGCACCCCGACCGGCGGACCCACCGCCGTCCCGCCGAGCCGCTCGCGAGGCGGCCACGCGATCCACCGATGCGCCGTCCGCGCCGGTCCCCGCACCCCGAAGCGATCCGGCTCCGATTCCCGCGGCACGTGTCGCGCAGACGCCGGCGTCCGTCGGCGTCGCCTCCACCGACCCGTCGAGCAGGGAGAGGGGTTCCACCCGCACCGCGACCCGGCCGGCCGGTACCGCGACCCTCGAGGACCTGTTCACGGGCGAAGCCACCACCGAGGCCCTCGGTTCTCCGCCGCCGAAGCCGGATCGGCGCCGCCGTCGCATCGGCGCGGCGATCGCCATCGGGCTGGTGCTCGCCATCATCGGCGGCATCGTCGTCGGCGGCCTGTACGTCTGGAGCACCTACGAGTCCCAGATCCGCGAAGTGATGGGCTGGGAGGAACCGGCCGACTTCGAAGACGGCCTCGCGAACGGTGAAGCACTCGTCACGATCGTCTCGGGTGACACCGGCCAATCGATCTCTCAGACGCTCTTCGAAGCGGGCGTCACCAAGACCTCCGACGCCTTCTACGACTACCTGATCGACAACGGTCGGAGCCCCACGTTCATGCCCGGCGTGTATCGCCTGCAGTTGCAGATGACCTCCGAGGCGGCGCTCGCAGCGATCGAGAACCCGGAGAACAAGCTGGAGAACTCCGCGCTCATCCCCGAGGGTCAGACGGCGGAGGCGACCCTGGAGGTCGTCTCCGAAAGTCTTGGCATGCCGCTGGAGGAGCTGCAGGCCGCGGCGGCCGACCCCGCCGCGTACGGCGTCCCGGCCGACAGCCTGGAGGGGTGGCTCTTCCCGGCGATGTACACCTTCGATCCCGGCGTCACGGCGACCGACGTCATCCAGACGATGGTGAACCGCACCGTGCAGTCGCTGGATGCCGCGGGGGTCCCCGTCGACGACCGGCAGCGGATCCTCATCATCGCTTCGATCATCCAGAGGGAAGCCCGCTACGAGGCTGACATGCAGAAGGTTTCGCGGGTCATCCAGAACCGACTGGATCCCGGCAACCAGGAGACCTTCGGCAAGCTGCAGATGGACTCCACCGCCCAGTACGGGGTCGGCGAGAGCCGCGAGGGCGTCGTGAGTTCGAGCGAGGAAGCCCTGACCGATCCGAACCCGTGGAACACGTACGTGCAGGTGGGGCTGCCCATCGGCCCGATCGCCAACCCCGGTGACGTCGCGATCAACGCCGCGATGAACCCCGCGGACGGCCCGTGGCTGTACTTCGTGACCGTCAACCTCAACACGGGCGAGACGATCTTCACCGAGACCTACAACGAGCATCTCCGGTATGTCGAGCAGTGGCGGGAGTGGTGCAGCCAGAACCCCGACGCGGGATGCTAA